The sequence GGAACGATGTGGTATCTCCAGTTTTTCTTCTACGGAATGGGAGAAAGCAAAATGGGGAATGGCGCAAGCTCATGGATTTTGCACATGGCATTCATTATCTTAATTGCCAACCTTTGGGGGGTAATCATCAAAGAATGGAAAGGTGTTTCCAAAAAAACAATTATGACCATTTCTGCCGGAATGTTTGTTTTATTGATATCAATTTTAATTGTAGGTTACGGAAATTCATTGAGATAATGATGAGAAGAAAAGCCTTCAAAATGTTTCTCAACAAAGGTTCAGAAGCTGAATATCAAAAACGTCATGAGGAAACCTGGCCAGAAATCAAAGACCTTTTGAAAGATGCCGGTGTTGCCAATTATTCTATCTTTTTAGATGAAGAAACTGGCGTTTTGTTTGGCGTTTTAGACTGTCATGATGAAATTAAATATCAAAATATTCCGCTTCAACCGATTATGCGAAAATGGTGGGATTACATGAAAGATCTGATGCAGACCAACGAAGATAATTCTCCGATAAGCATTTCTTTGACAGAAGTTTTTTATTTAAAATAATTAATAATACATTTTTTAAACAAGCTAAAATATTTTTTTAGAGGTTTATGCGAAATTTAAAAGGCAGCTGATTTTTTTCAGTTGCCTTTTTTGGTAATTGAGTTCAAA comes from Chryseobacterium sp. 3008163 and encodes:
- the rhaM gene encoding L-rhamnose mutarotase; this translates as MMRRKAFKMFLNKGSEAEYQKRHEETWPEIKDLLKDAGVANYSIFLDEETGVLFGVLDCHDEIKYQNIPLQPIMRKWWDYMKDLMQTNEDNSPISISLTEVFYLK